Proteins encoded together in one Mobula birostris isolate sMobBir1 chromosome 9, sMobBir1.hap1, whole genome shotgun sequence window:
- the lrrn3a gene encoding leucine-rich repeat neuronal protein 3, protein MKDASFNAYFFLGLIVTAIMQTVGRNMDCPMLCICEIRPWFTPRSTYMEAPTTDCNDLNLAVLPQVLPAETQVLLLQSNNISKIKNKIDYLTNLTEIDLSQNNFLAIRDVNLGKMLRLLSLHLEENKLHELPNNGLLGLNNLQELYVNHNQISSISSGAFTGLDNLLRLHLNSNQLSTIESKWFEAIPSLEILTIGENPISQIQDLSFKPLNNLRSLMLAGMELSELGEDTLIGLNNLESISFYDNRLIRVPNEALQKVPNLKFLDLNKNPIQRIQQGDFRNMLHLKELGINNMAELVSIDCLALDNLPELTKIEATNNPKLSYIHPNAFYKAPQLETLMLNSNALSALYKDIVESLPKLQEVSIHSNPIRCDCVIRWINMNKTRIRFMEPQSLLCFDPPEFKGQHVREIPFREMTDMCLPLIAAECLPSEVNLNSGSSTTLHCRATGQPEPEIYWITPSGNKLLPNTATDKYNVYLEGTLAVFNISHKEAGLYTCVAHNLVGADLRSVIVTVNGSFPPSINETMNIGIKEVAAHSIVVTWKAVSNSMSSNIKWSAKMDFDNPKVTYTARVPTDTQIYNLTHLNPSTEYEVCIHIINIKQQTEKKCLNVTTKGIVLAVNSSSRSTSSTFMAALGAIFGAISMARLYFCVTWKKYNFGHSHLEKYVQNKATFPLNKFYPPLINLWDKNKTKDGPLELKGTVIDVSANCS, encoded by the coding sequence ATGAAGGATGCATCATTCAATGCTTATTTTTTTCTAGGGTTAATAGTAACTGCAATAATGCAAACTGTAGGGAGAAATATGGACTGTCCAATGTTATGCATTTGTGAAATCAGACCATGGTTCACACCAAGATCCACTTATATGGAAGCTCCTACAACAGACTGCAATGATTTAAATCTGGCAGTACTGCCACAAGTATTACCAGCTGAGACACAGGTCTTGTTGCTGCAAAGTAATAATATTTCAAAAATTAAGAACAAAATAGACTACTTGACCAACCTGACAGAGATAGACTTATCCCAAAACAACTTTTTAGCTATCCGTGACGTTAACCTAGGAAAGATGCTTCGGCTACTCTCTCTGCACTTAGAAGAAAATAAGCTCCATGAGTTGCCTAACAACGGCTTGCTTGGACTCAACAATCTACAGGAACTTTATGTTAATCAtaatcagatttccagcatttcatcaGGAGCATTTACAGGGCTTGATAATCTCCTCCGACTCCATCTGAATTCTAATCAGCTGTCCACGATTGAAAGCAAGTGGTTTGAGGCTATTCCAAGCTTGGAGATTCTAACAATCGGAGAAAACCCTATTTCTCAAATTCAAGACCTGAGCTTCAAACCCCTCAACAATCTGCGGAGTCTGATGTTAGCTGGAATGGAACTCTCGGAATTGGGGGAAGATACTTTGATTGGCCTGAACAACTTGGAAAGCATTTCTTTTTATGACAACAGACTTATCAGAGTTCCCAATGAAGCTCTTCAAAAAGTCCCTaatctcaaatttttggatttgAATAAAAACCCTATTCAGAGAATACAACAAGGCGATTTCAGAAATATGTTGCACTTGAAAGAGTTGGGCATTAATAACATGGCAGAATTGGTTTCTATCGACTGCCTTGCTCTTGATAATTTGCCTGAACTAACAAAAATTGAAGCTACAAACAATCCAAAACTTTCATATATTCATCCAAATGCATTTTACAAAGCACCCCAGCTTGAAACGTTAATGCTAAACAGTAATGCACTAAGTGCCCTCTACAAGGATATAGTGGAATCTTTGCCCAAATTGCAGGAAGTCAGCATCCACAGTAATCCAATCAGATGTGATTGCGTCATTCGTTGGATTAACATGAATAAAACACGTATTCGATTTATGGAGCCACAGTCTTTACTTTGTTTTGACCCACCAGAGTTCAAAGGTCAGCATGTTCGAGAAATTCCTTTCAGAGAAATGACAGATATGTGCCTTCCATTAATAGCTGCGGAATGTTTACCTTCTGAAGTAAATTTGAACAGCGGAAGCTCCACAACCCTACACTGTCGAGCTACAGGGCAGCCAGAGCCTGAAATTTACTGGATCACACCTTCCGGTAATAAGCTTCTTCCTAACACTGCAACTGATAAATACAATGTATACCTTGAAGGAACACTGGCAGTTTTTAACATAAGCCACAAGGAAGCAGGTTTATATACTTGTGTCGCGCATAATCTGGTTGGAGCAGACTTGAGATCGGTTATCGTAACAGTAAATGGATCATTTCCACCATCCATAAATGAGACAATGAATATTGGAATAAAAGAAGTTGCAGCACATTCTATTGTGGTGACCTGGAAGGCTGTTTCAAACAGTATGTCATCTAATATTAAGTGGTCTGCCAAAATGGATTTTGATAATCCCAAAGTTACTTACACAGCCAGAGTTCCAACAGATACACAAATATATAACTTAACACATTTGAATCCATCAACTGAGTATGAGGTATGTATTCATATAATTAACATTAAACAACAAACGGAAAAGAAATGCCTCAATGTCACAACAAAAGGAATAGTTTTAGCAGTAAACTCAAGCAGCAGAAGTACAAGCTCAACATTTATGGCTGCCCTTGGTGCCATCTTTGGCGCCATTAGCATGGCACGTCTCTATTTCTGTGTGACTTGGAAGAAGTACAATTTTGGGCACAGTCATTTAGAAAAGTACGTACAGAATAAAGCAACATTTCCCTTGAACAAATTTTATCCTCCACTTATAAATCTTTgggacaaaaataaaacaaaggatGGACCACTGGAACTTAAAGGCACTGTAATAGATGTATCAGCAAACTGTTCATAA